The Streptomyces laurentii region TGCCGGCGTGTCCTGGCAGGGCGGGCGGCCCGCGCTGCGGTGGGAGGGCCGCGGCGGCCGGCTCAGCGCGCTCGGATACGGACGGGACCTGGCCTTCCGGGCCCTCGGCGCGCGGCACTGCTCCGGCGCCCGCGGCACCCCCTGCCCCCTCGCCGCCGTCGTGCCCGGCCGCGCCACCGGCGGGCGGTGCGCCGACTGCGCGCGCCTCGACCGGGCGCACTCGGTGGCCGCCGACACGATCGCGGACGACCCCCGGACGTACCGCGTCTACCTCGCCTGGTTCGGCCCCGGCATGGTGAAGGTCGGCATCACCGGCGAGGAACGCGGCGACACCCGCCTGCTCGAACAGGGCGCGGTCGCCTTCTCCTGGCTCGGCCGCGGGCCGCTGATGGCCGCCCGGCGTACGGAGGAGGTGCTGCGGCACGCGCTCGGCGTGCCCGACCGCATCCCGTACGCCCGCAAGCGCGCCGCCCGGTACGTCCTGCCCCCGGCCGCCGAGCGGGCGCGCGAGGTCGAGGAGCTGTACGCGCGGGCGGGTGGCGTGCCCGCCTGGAACGAGACCCTTCAGGCGCTGCCCTGCGAGGTCCACGACCACGCCGAGGCCTTCGCCCTGGCCGAGTTGGCCGCAGTCACAGACGGTGCGCCCGGACCTGCCCCCTACGGGCTCGTCGTCGCCGAACTCGTCGACGGCGGGGTCGTCGCCGGGCGGCTGCTCGCCGCCGCCGGGCCCGACCTGCATCTGCTCGACCGCGACGGGCGGGCGGTCGTCCTCGACACCCGGCTCCTCACCGGCTGGGAACTCGCCGCCGCGCCCGCCGGACACCCGGTGACCGTGCCCGTGACCGCCGCCCCGCCACCGGCCGCCGAGAGCCAAGGGAGCCCGCAGGACCCGCTGTTCTGAGGCCGCCCCGCCCTCAAGCCGGGCGGACACCGCCGCCGTACAGTCGCCTCACCTGCCAGGAGAGGAGCCACGATCATGAGCACGACGAAGGCCGGGGGCAACGGCGCACGCGAGCCCGAGGCCGGCGAGGTCCGGGAGTTCGTACAGAGGCTCGGGATACCCGGACTCGTCGACGTCCACACCCACTTCATGCCGCGCAACGTCCTCGACAAGGTGTGGGCCTACTTCGACTCCGCCGGCCCGCTCGTCGGCCGCCCCTGGCCCATCGCGTACCGCGCCGAGGAGGACGAACGCGTCGCGTTCCTCCGCGAGTTCGGGGTGCTCGCCTTCACCTCGATGCTCTACCCGCACAAGCCCGGTATGGCCGCCTGGCTCAACGACTGGTCCGCCGGCTTCGCCGCGCGCACCCCGGACTGCCTCCACACCGCGACGTTCTTCCCCGAGGCCGGCGCGCCCGGCTACGTCCGGCAGGCCCTCGACCGCGGGGCCCGGGTCTTCAAGGCGCATGTCCAGGTCGGCGGGTACGACCCGAACGACCGGCTCCTCGACGGCGTCTGGCGGCTCCTCGAGGACACCGCGACGCCGGTCGTCGCCCACTGCGCGTCCGGCCCCGTCCCCGGCCCGCACACCGGCCCGGGACCCGTCGGCGCGCTCCTCGCCCGCCACCCCCGCCTGCGGCTGATCGTCGCGCACCTGGGGATGCCGGAGTACGGCGAGTTCCTCGACCTCGCCGAGCGGTACGAGGGCGTCCACCTCGACACCACCATGGCCTTCACCGACTTCAGCGAGGAGACCGCGCCCTTCCCGGCCGCCGAGCTGAAGCGGCTCGCGGGGCTGTCCGACCGGATCCTGCTGGGTACCGACTTCCCCAACATCCCCTATCCGTACGCCCACCAGCTGCACGCCCTCGAACAGCTCGGGCTCGGCGACGACTGGCTGCGCGCCGTCTGCCACGACAACGCGGCACGTCTGTTCGCCCTCCCTTCGCGCAGGTCCTGACCAGGTCTGTCTCCGGTTCTCAGAGAATTCACAGGGAAGCGAAAGGCTCGTCTCAGGCGGCGCGGCGAACGTCTCCCGTATGACTGCGACCACTTTCCGCTCGCGATCCGAAGCACCCCGGTCCGGCAGCACGGGCGGGGCCGTCCGCGTCCTCGTCGTCGATGACGAGGACGCGCTCGGCGAACTGCTGTCGATGTCCCTGCGCTACGAGGGCTGGCAGGTGCGGCGTGAGGCCGACGGAGCCGGGGCGGTACGGGCCGTCCGGGCGTTCCGGCCCGATGTCGTCGTCCTCGGCCTGGCCCTGCCCGACATGGACGGCCTCTCGGTCCTCGCCCGGCTGCGGAGCGAAC contains the following coding sequences:
- a CDS encoding hypothetical protein (DUF2797 domain containing protein [Streptomyces fulvissimus DSM40593];~Protein of unknown function (DUF2797); pfam10977;~UniProt-pubmed:11572948; UniProt-pubmed:20624727; UniProt-pubmed:21463507; UniProt-pubmed:18375553; UniProt-pubmed:12000953; UniProt-pubmed:20064060;~identified by MetaGeneAnnotator; putative), giving the protein MVVWRSAGVSWQGGRPALRWEGRGGRLSALGYGRDLAFRALGARHCSGARGTPCPLAAVVPGRATGGRCADCARLDRAHSVAADTIADDPRTYRVYLAWFGPGMVKVGITGEERGDTRLLEQGAVAFSWLGRGPLMAARRTEEVLRHALGVPDRIPYARKRAARYVLPPAAERAREVEELYARAGGVPAWNETLQALPCEVHDHAEAFALAELAAVTDGAPGPAPYGLVVAELVDGGVVAGRLLAAAGPDLHLLDRDGRAVVLDTRLLTGWELAAAPAGHPVTVPVTAAPPPAAESQGSPQDPLF
- a CDS encoding amidohydrolase (Amidohydrolase; pfam13147;~Superfamily of metallo-dependent hydrolases (also called amidohydrolase superfamily) isa large group of proteins that show conservation in their 3-dimensional fold (TIM barrel) and in details of their active site. The vast majority of the members have a...; cd01292;~amidohydrolase [Mycobacterium smegmatis str. MC2155];~identified by MetaGeneAnnotator; putative): MSTTKAGGNGAREPEAGEVREFVQRLGIPGLVDVHTHFMPRNVLDKVWAYFDSAGPLVGRPWPIAYRAEEDERVAFLREFGVLAFTSMLYPHKPGMAAWLNDWSAGFAARTPDCLHTATFFPEAGAPGYVRQALDRGARVFKAHVQVGGYDPNDRLLDGVWRLLEDTATPVVAHCASGPVPGPHTGPGPVGALLARHPRLRLIVAHLGMPEYGEFLDLAERYEGVHLDTTMAFTDFSEETAPFPAAELKRLAGLSDRILLGTDFPNIPYPYAHQLHALEQLGLGDDWLRAVCHDNAARLFALPSRRS